The nucleotide sequence AAATTTATGAAATAGCCCTGGCCAACGAAAAGCGATGGATCCTTAAGCTGCACCGCCCAGCAGGAGTTCCGCTGGAGAAAATAACCCAGCGAGCGAAGAGATGTGCCGAGCGAGAGTACGAAGCACTGTCATTCTTCTGGCGCGAGTTCTCCCAGCGTTCTACCCGATTGGCCGTGCCCAAGCCGCTGGATTATTTTCCCGAGCACGCGGCGTTAGTGGTTGAAAAGTGTCCGGGCGAAAAGTTGAGTCGCTCGCTCCGGTGGGCTCGTTGGCTCCAGACGACCGCGGGACGGAGGCGGCTGTGTCAACAGGTGAAAGCGTGTGGACAGTGGCTGGCACTCTTTCACCACATAACCCAACGCTCAGCAGATCCATCGGTCATTTATCGGCGGATCGAACGAGAGTTCTACCGGAATCTCGAGATCTGCGAGGTACGTGGTCTTGACCCGGCGCTGGCGGCTCAGATCGCTGTTTGGTTTGAGCGGAAGAAGTCCGCCGCTTTCACCGGCGACCATCAGATCGTGGGCCATCACGGTGATTTCGGTCCCCACAATGTGCTCGTCTCACCGGAGAAGATCACCGTCATAGACTTCGAGGGCTGGCAGGAGGGAATCCTTTATGAGGACCTCTGCTATTTCCTGGGCTTGATCGAGGCGATGCCGTCCTATCACCTGAGTCATGAACTGGTCCAGGTGATCAAAGAGAATTTCCTGCAAGGGTATGGTCAGCCGGAGAAACTCGATTCGAGATCACTGGCCGTTTTCATGCTCACAGCGATGGTGAAGATCATGGCCCATAGTCCGGTGCTCAAGCCCGGGACTACCTGGCTCCATGCCTGGAAGCGCCAACGGCGATTGGCGTTTTACACGAGGTGGCTGAGGGAATACATCACATGAGACCGCACGGGTTCACATCAATGCCTCTGAGTGATCTGCGATCCGCTAGCGGCGAAATCCTGGCTCGGGCCGTTGGGAGCGTGATTTGGACTTACGTTTCGTTGGGTGGCAGTAAGCTGTTAGTATTTGCCAGCAGCCTCATTCTGGCGCGGCTATTGACGCCTGCCGAGTTTGGTCAAGTCGGATTCGCGCTACTGGTTATCAGCTACCTTGATACCATCGGCGACTTAGGCGTCAGTGCGGCGTTGATTTACGAACAGAAACGACCAGAGCAAGCAGCTCATGTTGCCTTCATCATCAGCCTGATCATGGGCATAGTGTGGTTCGTGCTGGCGATGCTCGGCGCACCGCTCATCGCCCGGTTCTTCAAAGATCCAGCAGTTGTGCCCCTCGTTCGTGTGCTGGCGTGGATTTTTGTCCTCACGGCGTTGGGCAACGTGCATGATGCGCTGCTGCGGCGCGAACTCGATTTCAAGCAGCGATTGATCCCTGATCTGGCACGGGCGCTCCTGAAAGGAACGGCGTCGGTGCTGCTGGCGCTTTTGGGCGGAGGAGTGTGGAGCTTGGTGTGGGGACAATTGCTGGGAGCTGCTGCTTCAACGCTGGCACTATGGATGATTGTGCCCTGGAGACCGCGTTGGCGGGTCTCCTGGGACCTCCTCCGCGAAATGTTACGCTATGGCAGCCAGATTGTTTCCGTCAATGTGCTGTCGGCCATTATTCATCACGCGGACCACGTGATCGTTGGCCGGTTGTTAGGGAGCGTCGCCCTGGGTTTCTACGGCATGGCCTCTCGCCTCCCGGAGTTCTTCGTCACCATGGTCATCTGGGTTGTGGGGAATATTGCCTTCCCCGCCTACGCTCGATTGCAAGGAGACCGTCCGACACTCCAACGGGCGTTTCTTGTTACGCTGCGCTACTTATCGCTGGTGACAGTGCCCACTGGCGTAGGACTGGCGGTATTAGGAGCGCCAGTCATCTTAACGTTGTACGGTCCTCAGTGGGAACCCTCAATACCGGTGCTTCAGGCCTTGGCCCTGGCGGGCTGTCTCCGATCACTTGGCTCACATGCCGGTGATGTCTACAAAGCCGTCGGTCGGCCGGATATTTTGGTGCGGGTAGGACTGGTGCGCGCGGTCGTTTTAGTACCGACACTGGTGTGGGGAGCGGGCGGGGGCATCGGAACAGTGGCGCTTGCGCAATTGACGATCACCGGCGCCAGCACGCTGCTCAATCTCTATATTGCCAGTCGGGTTCTGACCCTGCCGCTAAAAACTCTCCTTGCCCAATTCAAGCCAGCAGCGATTAGCACAGCAGTAATGCTGATGGGGCTGCACCTTCTGCCACCTCTGCTCGGGAGTTGGCCGAATGTGGTTCGGTTGACTGTTTCCGCCGCGCTGGGATTCGGGATCTATGCGACTTGCCTCTGGCTAATCAGTCCGGAGGCAGTCCGGCAGGCCCGAGCGGCGATTGCGTTCTCCCTTCGCAAAGCCATCTAGCAACATTTGGAGGTCCGTATGAACAACCGTTTCTTCATCATGGGAATTATCCTCGTGGTGCTTGGTGCCTCGACACCTCTGATGACACTCCAACTGCCGCAGCCGATCACAACAATTCAAGTCCGCATCGTCACGGGCAATCGTCCGGCTGCCGGAACCGATGACCCCGTTTTCCTCGGTCTTGGGGGACGAGAGTTCCGGATTCAGGATCAGAATCTGGCATTTAATGATTTCGCCAGCGGCAGCGAACACACCTACACGTTCGGCGCGGCCAGCTCTGTCAGCCCAGCAACGCTCAATGATCCCCGTGATCCGCAACTGACGACCGACGACCTGTTTGCCTTCCCCGTGTACATCCGAA is from Blastocatellia bacterium and encodes:
- a CDS encoding lipopolysaccharide biosynthesis protein yields the protein MIWTYVSLGGSKLLVFASSLILARLLTPAEFGQVGFALLVISYLDTIGDLGVSAALIYEQKRPEQAAHVAFIISLIMGIVWFVLAMLGAPLIARFFKDPAVVPLVRVLAWIFVLTALGNVHDALLRRELDFKQRLIPDLARALLKGTASVLLALLGGGVWSLVWGQLLGAAASTLALWMIVPWRPRWRVSWDLLREMLRYGSQIVSVNVLSAIIHHADHVIVGRLLGSVALGFYGMASRLPEFFVTMVIWVVGNIAFPAYARLQGDRPTLQRAFLVTLRYLSLVTVPTGVGLAVLGAPVILTLYGPQWEPSIPVLQALALAGCLRSLGSHAGDVYKAVGRPDILVRVGLVRAVVLVPTLVWGAGGGIGTVALAQLTITGASTLLNLYIASRVLTLPLKTLLAQFKPAAISTAVMLMGLHLLPPLLGSWPNVVRLTVSAALGFGIYATCLWLISPEAVRQARAAIAFSLRKAI
- a CDS encoding PLAT/LH2 domain-containing protein produces the protein MNNRFFIMGIILVVLGASTPLMTLQLPQPITTIQVRIVTGNRPAAGTDDPVFLGLGGREFRIQDQNLAFNDFASGSEHTYTFGAASSVSPATLNDPRDPQLTTDDLFAFPVYIRKNEDTASQSVSSWNVEEVTVTVNPGRNQIVYSALEGPANIWLTNDAGLILYLKRRR